A single window of Luteipulveratus halotolerans DNA harbors:
- a CDS encoding acyl-CoA thioesterase, producing MLLKQCDFWAVERATAASLCRATSTRRSTCSTPSTPAGRCSRQPAAGIRQHAMQAAGIGPVVLETTIRYRRELLAGDEVTVLCAFESSGAKTFRVHQQIVRADGVLAAEVEAVGGVLDLTARTLVADPAEAMRALASDPDLLGF from the coding sequence GTGCTGCTGAAGCAGTGCGACTTCTGGGCCGTGGAACGAGCGACAGCCGCTTCGCTGTGCAGGGCCACCTCAACCAGGCGGTCTACCTGCAGTACGCCGAGCACGCCCGCTGGACGCTGCTCGAGGCAGCCGGCAGCCGGCATCCGCCAGCACGCGATGCAGGCGGCGGGCATCGGGCCGGTCGTGCTTGAGACCACGATCCGTTATCGCCGTGAGCTGCTGGCCGGCGACGAGGTGACGGTGTTGTGCGCGTTCGAGTCGTCCGGTGCCAAGACGTTCCGTGTCCACCAGCAGATCGTGCGCGCCGACGGCGTCCTGGCCGCCGAGGTCGAGGCCGTCGGTGGCGTTCTCGACCTCACGGCCCGCACGCTGGTCGCCGACCCGGCCGAGGCGATGCGAGCGC